Proteins encoded by one window of Oceanispirochaeta sp.:
- a CDS encoding [Fe-Fe] hydrogenase large subunit C-terminal domain-containing protein gives MEDDYFHSVTLDASLCKGCTVCIKGCPTEAIRVQKGRAWIIPERCIDCGECIRTCPSGAKKAISDPLSLLVHFDYTVAIPAPTLYGQFRSTISCNRILTALKTLGFDDVYEVAAAAEILSQETRDYLGRDQGKGALISSSCPVVVRLVETRFPSLLDQLIPMISPMELSARIVREREKDRPGSVGVFFISPCAAKVTDVKNPRGISLSSVDGVIGIKDIYKELSLAVAQVEVEENLNIASALGISWARTDGEGSAVYSENHISVDGIDHVIDVLENLENGHIRDVDFVEMMSCPGGCVGGPLAVENPYVARNIVCTRERRHQEGNCTVPAELPHLPEGIDLFWTEALESRATHLLDHDYKTAMKMMEEMEVIRGSLPGLDCGACGAPSCLALAEDIVRGKTTEIDCVFKLREKIRDLTREMIALDSHMPPGLDR, from the coding sequence GTGGAGGATGATTATTTTCACTCGGTCACCCTGGATGCCTCTCTATGTAAGGGCTGTACGGTCTGTATCAAGGGCTGTCCTACCGAAGCCATCCGTGTCCAGAAAGGCCGTGCCTGGATTATTCCTGAACGCTGTATAGATTGTGGTGAGTGCATCAGGACCTGTCCTTCCGGGGCCAAAAAAGCCATTTCCGACCCCTTATCACTCCTTGTTCACTTTGATTATACCGTGGCGATTCCGGCTCCCACCCTCTACGGGCAGTTCAGAAGTACCATCTCCTGCAATAGAATCCTGACAGCCTTAAAAACACTCGGCTTTGATGATGTATACGAAGTGGCTGCTGCCGCCGAGATCCTGAGTCAGGAAACAAGGGATTATCTTGGAAGGGATCAAGGAAAGGGAGCCCTTATCTCATCCTCCTGTCCTGTGGTGGTCAGACTCGTGGAAACCCGGTTCCCATCCCTCCTTGATCAGTTGATTCCCATGATCTCCCCCATGGAGCTGAGTGCCAGAATTGTCAGAGAACGGGAGAAAGACAGGCCCGGATCTGTGGGTGTCTTCTTTATATCTCCCTGCGCCGCCAAGGTGACGGATGTTAAAAATCCCCGAGGAATCTCTCTCTCTTCCGTAGACGGGGTCATTGGTATTAAAGATATCTATAAGGAACTGAGCCTGGCCGTTGCTCAGGTTGAGGTGGAAGAAAATCTAAATATTGCCTCTGCCCTTGGTATCAGCTGGGCCCGAACCGATGGAGAGGGTTCGGCAGTCTATTCAGAAAATCATATTTCTGTAGACGGAATTGACCATGTTATAGATGTTCTGGAAAATCTTGAAAACGGACATATCAGAGATGTAGATTTTGTCGAAATGATGAGTTGTCCCGGCGGTTGTGTGGGCGGGCCTCTCGCTGTTGAAAATCCCTATGTCGCCCGAAATATTGTATGTACAAGAGAACGGCGGCATCAGGAAGGGAACTGTACCGTCCCGGCGGAGCTTCCCCATCTTCCCGAAGGTATTGATCTCTTCTGGACAGAGGCCCTCGAAAGCAGAGCGACTCACCTGCTGGATCATGATTATAAAACAGCCATGAAAATGATGGAAGAGATGGAAGTCATCAGAGGGAGCCTCCCCGGTCTGGACTGCGGTGCCTGCGGGGCTCCCAGCTGCCTGGCTCTGGCCGAAGATATTGTCCGGGGTAAAACGACGGAAATCGACTGTGTTTTCAAACTGAGAGAAAAAATAAGGGACCTGACGCGGGAAATGATAGCCCTTGATAGCCACATGCCCCCCGGTCTGGACCGCTAA
- a CDS encoding lysine exporter LysO family protein encodes MKNSLIILAFFALGVFLGIGGDRGGWIPDGTDSMSTYVLYVLMGLVGFGIGGDTEALKVLKETNLKIMLVPLSVVFGSLGGAALVAVFIQGLDLQEVLAVSAGFGYYSLSSIFITELRGELPGTIALLANILREIITLLMTPLFVRWAGPLGPIASGGATSMDTTLPIISLYSGKQYVVIALFSGMILTIVVPFLVPFILNY; translated from the coding sequence GTGAAAAACAGTTTGATTATTCTGGCCTTTTTTGCCCTGGGGGTCTTCCTTGGAATCGGGGGAGATCGGGGAGGGTGGATTCCCGATGGAACGGACTCCATGAGTACCTACGTTCTGTATGTCCTTATGGGCCTTGTGGGTTTTGGAATTGGAGGGGATACGGAGGCTCTCAAAGTATTAAAGGAAACAAATCTAAAAATTATGCTGGTTCCTTTGTCTGTTGTTTTCGGATCCTTAGGCGGAGCAGCGCTGGTGGCCGTTTTTATTCAGGGACTGGATCTGCAGGAAGTCCTTGCGGTGAGTGCAGGATTCGGCTACTACAGCCTTTCCAGTATTTTTATTACCGAACTCCGGGGTGAACTCCCTGGAACTATCGCCCTTCTGGCGAATATTCTGCGTGAGATTATTACCCTTTTAATGACCCCTCTGTTTGTGCGTTGGGCGGGACCACTCGGTCCGATTGCATCGGGAGGCGCCACAAGCATGGATACGACTCTGCCCATCATCTCTCTCTACTCGGGAAAACAGTATGTTGTCATCGCCCTGTTCAGTGGTATGATATTGACAATCGTCGTTCCCTTTCTTGTACCTTTCATTCTAAATTACTAA
- a CDS encoding LysO family transporter: protein MLTVIIIMTLGMAAGFILRKFKRLYNRLDKTVSSVIYLLLFLLGVSVGQNKTIINNFHLIGLKALIITSASVFGSLVLAALVFRFFFKQEQREDPDSGDEA, encoded by the coding sequence TTGCTTACTGTTATTATTATTATGACCCTGGGGATGGCCGCAGGTTTTATCCTCAGGAAATTTAAAAGATTGTATAACCGTCTGGATAAGACGGTCAGTTCTGTCATTTATCTGCTCCTGTTCCTTCTGGGGGTCTCTGTGGGTCAGAATAAAACCATTATCAACAATTTTCACCTTATAGGATTAAAGGCTCTCATTATAACTTCTGCCTCTGTTTTTGGATCTCTGGTTCTGGCCGCTCTTGTTTTTAGGTTCTTCTTTAAACAGGAGCAACGGGAAGATCCTGATTCAGGAGATGAGGCGTGA